A genome region from Macaca nemestrina isolate mMacNem1 chromosome 20, mMacNem.hap1, whole genome shotgun sequence includes the following:
- the LOC105475619 gene encoding kelch-like ECH-associated protein 1: MQPDPKPSRAGACSRFLPLRSQCPEGSGDAVMYASTECKAEVTPSQHGNRTFSYTLEDHTKQAFGIMNELRLSQQLCDVTLQVKYQDAPAAQFMAHKVVLASSSPVFKAMFTNGLREQGMEVVSIEGIHPKVMERLIEFAYTASISMGEKCVLHVMNGAVMYQIDSVVRACSDFLVQQLDPSNAIGIANFAEQIGCVELHQRAREYIYMHFGEVAKQEEFFNLSHCQLVTLISRDDLNVRCESEVFHACINWVKYDCEQRRFYVQALLRAVRCHSLTPNFLQMQLQKCEILQSDSRCKDYLVKIFEELTLHKPTQVMPCRAPKVGRLIYTAGGYFRQSLSYLEAYNPSDGTWLRLADLQVPRSGLAGCVVGGLLYAVGGRNNSPDGNTDSSALDCYNPMTNQWSPCAPMSVPRNRIGVGVIDGHIYAVGGSHGCIHHNSVERYEPERDEWHLVAPMLTRRIGVGVAVLNRLLYAVGGFDGTNRLNSAERYYPERNEWRMITAMNTIRSGAGVCVLHNCIYAAGGYDGQDQLNSVERYDVETETWTFVAPMKHRRSALGITVHQGRIYVLGGYDGHTFLDSVECYDPDTDTWSEVTRMTSGRSGVGVAVTMEPCRKQIDQQNCTC; encoded by the exons ATGCAGCCAGATCCCAAGCCTAGCAGGGCTGGGGCCTGCAGCCGATTCCTGCCCCTGCGGTCACAGTGCCCTGAGGGGTCAGGGGACGCGGTGATGTATGCCTCCACTGAGTGCAAGGCGGAGGTGACGCCCTCCCAGCATGGCAACCGCACCTTCAGCTATACCCTGGAGGATCATACCAAACAGGCGTTCGGCATCATGAACGAGTTGCGGCTCAGCCAGCAGCTGTGTGACGTCACACTGCAGGTCAAGTACCAGGACGCGCCTGCCGCCCAGTTCATGGCCCACAAGGTGGTGCTAGCCTCATCCAGCCCCGTCTTCAAGGCCATGTTCACCAATGGGCTGCGGGAGCAGGGCATGGAGGTGGTGTCCATTGAGGGTATCCACCCCAAGGTCATGGAACGCCTCATCGAATTCGCCTACACGGCCTCCATCTCCATGGGCGAGAAGTGTGTCCTTCACGTCATGAACGGCGCTGTCATGTACCAGATCGACAGCGTTGTCCGTGCCTGCAGTGACTTCCTAGTGCAGCAGCTGGACCCCAGCAATGCCATCGGCATCGCCAACTTCGCCGAGCAGATTGGCTGTGTGGAGTTGCACCAGCGTGCCCGGGAGTATATCTACATGCATTTCGGGGAG GTGGCCAAGCAAGAGGAGTTCTTCAACCTATCCCACTGCCAACTGGTGACCCTCATCAGCCGTGACGACCTGAACGTGCGCTGCGAGTCCGAGGTCTTCCACGCCTGCATCAACTGGGTCAAGTACGACTGCGAACAGCGACGGTTCTATGTCCAGGCGCTGCTGCGGGCCGTGCGCTGCCACTCGTTGACGCCGAACTTTCTGCAGATGCAGCTGCAGAAGTGTGAGATCCTGCAGTCTGACTCCCGCTGCAAGGACTACCTGGTCAAGATCTTCGAGGAGCTCACCCTGCACAAGCCCACGCAGGTGATGCCCTGCCGGGCGCCCAAGGTGGGCCGCCTGATCTACACCGCGGGCGGCTACTTCCGACAGTCGCTCAGCTACCTGGAGGCTTACAACCCCAGTGACGGCACCTGGCTCCGGTTGGCGGACCTGCAGGTGCCACGGAGCGGCCTGGCTGGCTGCGTGGTGGGCGGGCTGTTGTACGCTGTGGGCGGCAGGAACAACTCCCCCGACGGAAACACCGACTCCAGCGCCCTGGACTGTTACAATCCTATGACCAATCAGTGGTCGCCCTGCGCCCCCATGAGCGTGCCGCGCAACCGCATCGGGGTGGGGGTCATCGATGGGCACATCTATGCAGTCGGCGGCTCCCACGGCTGCATCCACCACAACAGTGTGGAGAG GTATGAGCCAGAGCGGGATGAGTGGCACTTGGTGGCCCCAATGCTGACACGAAGGATCGGGGTGGGCGTGGCCGTCCTCAATCGTCTGCTTTATGCCGTGGGGGGCTTTGACGGGACAAACCGCCTTAATTCAGCTGAGCGTTACTACCCAGAGAGGAACGAGTGGCGAATGATCACAGCAATGAACACCATCCGAAGCGGGGCAG GCGTCTGCGTCCTACACAACTGCATCTATGCTGCCGGGGGCTATGATGGTCAGGACCAGCTGAACAGCGTGGAGCGTTATGACGTGGAAACAGAGACGTGGACTTTCGTAGCCCCCATGAAGCACCGGCGAAGTGCCCTGGGGATCACTGTCCACCAGGGGAGAATCTACGTCCTTG GAGGCTATGATGGTCACACGTTCCTGGACAGTGTGGAGTGTTACGACCCAGATACAGACACCTGGAGCGAGGTGACCCGAATGACATCGGGCCGGAGCGGAGTGGGCGTGGCTGTCACCATGGAGCCCTGCCGGAAGCAGATCGACCAGCAGAACTGTACCTGTTGA
- the LOC105475568 gene encoding sphingosine 1-phosphate receptor 5 produces the protein MESGLLRPAPVSEVIVLHYNYTGKLRGARYQPGAGLRADAVVCLAVCAFIVLENLAVLLVLGRHPRFHAPMFLLLGSLTLSDLLAGAAYAANILLSGPLTLRLSPALWFAREGGVFVALTASVLSLLAIALERSLTMARKGPAPVSSRGRTMAMAAAAWGVSLLLGLLPALGWNCLGRLDACSTVLPLYAKAYVLFCVLAFVGILAAICALYARIYCQVRANARRLRARPRTAGTTSTRARRKPRSLALLRTLSVVLLAFVACWGPLFLLLLLDVACPARACPVLLQADPFLGLAMANSLLNPIIYTLTNRDLRYAILRLVCCGRHSCGRGLGGSQKSGSAAEASGGLRRCLPPGLDGSFSRSERSSPQHDGRDTSGITGSPDAPTAARTLVPEPAAD, from the coding sequence ATGGAGTCGGGGCTGCTGCGGCCGGCGCCAGTGAGCGAGGTCATCGTCCTGCATTACAACTACACCGGCAAGCTCCGCGGTGCGCGCTACCAGCCCGGCGCGGGCCTGCGCGCCGACGCCGTGGTGTGCCTGGCGGTGTGCGCCTTCATCGTGCTAGAGAATCTGGCCGTGCTGTTGGTGCTTGGACGCCACCCGCGCTTCCACGCGCCCATGTTCCTGCTCCTGGGCAGCCTCACGTTGTCGGATCTGCTGGCAGGCGCCGCCTACGCCGCCAACATCCTACTGTCGGGGCCGCTCACGCTACGACTGTCGCCCGCGCTCTGGTTTGCACGGGAGGGAGGCGTCTTCGTGGCACTCACCGCGTCGGTGCTGAGCCTCCTGGCCATCGCGCTGGAGCGCAGCCTCACCATGGCGCGCAAGGGGCCCGCACCCGTCTCCAGTCGGGGGCGCACGATGGCGATGGCGGCCGCGGCCTGGGGCGTGTCGCTGCTCCTCGGGCTCCTGCCAGCGCTGGGCTGGAACTGCCTGGGTCGCCTGGACGCGTGCTCCACTGTCCTGCCGCTCTACGCCAAGGCCTACGTGCTTTTCTGCGTGCTCGCCTTCGTGGGCATCCTGGCCGCCATCTGTGCGCTCTACGCGCGCATCTACTGCCAGGTGCGTGCCAACGCGCGGCGCCTGCGGGCGCGGCCCAGGACTGCAGGGACCACCTCGACCCGCGCGCGTCGCAAGCCGCGCTCGCTGGCCTTGCTGCGCACGCTCAGCGTGGTGCTCCTGGCCTTTGTGGCATGTTGGGGCCCACTCTTCCTGCTACTGTTGCTCGACGTGGCGTGCCCGGCGCGAGCCTGTCCTGTACTCCTGCAGGCTGATCCCTTCCTGGGACTGGCCATGGCCAACTCACTTCTGAATCCCATCATCTACACGCTCACCAACCGCGACCTGCGCTACGCGATCCTGCGCCTCGTCTGCTGCGGCCGCCACTCCTGCGGCAGAGGCCTGGGTGGCTCCCAGAAGTCGGGAAGTGCGGCTGAGGCTTCCGGGGGCCTGCGCCGCTGCCTGCCCCCGGGCCTGGATGGGAGCTTCAGCCGCTCGGAGCGCTCGTCGCCCCAGCACGACGGGCGGGACACCAGCGGCATCACAGGCAGCCCTGATGCACCAACAGCCGCCCGGACTCTGGTACCAGAACCTGCTGCAGACTGA